A section of the Microbacterium sp. MM2322 genome encodes:
- a CDS encoding alpha/beta hydrolase encodes MSGGWEPDVLGRPFEQLTLPLGSDNEGEVVATLVRLDPPKLAGLTGPLRDVDVLYLHGWSDYFFQVELARFWASLGARFHALDLRKYGRSLRPGQTPGFVASLETYDADIAAALEAIGHSLEGKPSHRRLVMMAHSTGGLTATLWASRHPGRLAALVLNSPWLELQLGTLGRQALSPLVQMRARVDPMGAHPVVDLGFYTRAQTEVGALPVRGYRRDWRPERGFPTHPAWLAAVVDAHRRVSAGVDVGCPTLVMLSTKSTNPFAWNAEMTGSDSVLVVDDIARAAIRIGRDVTLARIEGGIHDIFLSRPAPRERAYRRLERWLTQGALARSRGVRRGRASG; translated from the coding sequence GTGAGCGGCGGGTGGGAGCCGGACGTCCTGGGGCGTCCATTCGAACAGCTCACCCTGCCGCTCGGCAGTGACAACGAGGGCGAAGTCGTCGCGACGCTCGTCCGGCTCGATCCGCCGAAGCTCGCGGGATTGACCGGGCCGCTGCGCGACGTCGACGTCCTCTACCTCCACGGCTGGTCGGACTACTTCTTCCAGGTCGAGCTCGCCCGGTTCTGGGCGTCGCTCGGGGCGCGGTTCCACGCGCTCGACCTCCGGAAATACGGGCGGAGCCTCCGCCCCGGTCAGACGCCCGGTTTCGTCGCGTCGCTCGAGACCTACGATGCCGACATCGCTGCGGCGCTCGAGGCGATCGGTCATTCCCTCGAGGGGAAGCCCTCGCACCGGCGGCTCGTGATGATGGCGCATTCGACCGGAGGTCTCACCGCGACGCTGTGGGCATCGCGTCATCCCGGTCGCCTCGCGGCCCTCGTCCTCAACAGTCCCTGGCTCGAACTCCAGCTGGGCACGCTCGGTCGACAGGCGCTGTCACCGCTCGTGCAGATGCGGGCGCGCGTCGATCCCATGGGCGCGCACCCGGTCGTGGACCTCGGCTTCTACACGCGTGCGCAGACCGAGGTGGGGGCACTCCCGGTGCGCGGATACCGCCGGGACTGGCGCCCCGAGCGGGGGTTCCCGACGCATCCCGCCTGGCTGGCCGCGGTGGTCGACGCGCACCGTCGGGTGTCGGCTGGCGTGGATGTGGGGTGCCCGACTCTCGTGATGCTGTCGACGAAGTCGACCAATCCGTTCGCCTGGAATGCCGAGATGACGGGGAGCGATTCCGTTCTCGTCGTCGACGACATCGCGCGCGCAGCCATCCGCATCGGTCGCGATGTCACGCTCGCGCGCATCGAGGGCGGCATCCACGACATCTTCCTCTCGCGGCCCGCCCCGCGGGAGCGCGCGTACCGCAGGCTCGAGCGATGGCTCACTCAGGGCGCTCTCGCGCGCTCGCGCGGCGTGAGGCGAGGCCGAGCGTCAGGCTGA